A window from Leptothermofonsia sichuanensis E412 encodes these proteins:
- a CDS encoding helix-turn-helix domain-containing protein: MPAPLSVDLRQRIMAAYEAQEGSQRQLAERFKVSLSFIRDLRRHYCETGTVEPKAHGGGAIAKLGKEQLPIVEALVTAQPDALLKELCERFAQQSGVEVSISTMQQAVSKLKLSVKKKH, translated from the coding sequence ATGCCCGCCCCTCTGTCAGTTGATCTACGGCAACGAATCATGGCAGCCTATGAAGCTCAAGAAGGATCACAACGGCAACTGGCAGAGCGCTTCAAGGTGAGCTTATCGTTCATTCGAGATCTAAGGCGACACTATTGTGAGACAGGCACCGTGGAGCCTAAAGCGCACGGAGGAGGAGCCATTGCCAAGTTGGGCAAAGAGCAGTTGCCCATCGTTGAAGCCCTAGTCACGGCTCAACCGGATGCCCTACTCAAGGAGTTGTGTGAACGCTTTGCCCAACAAAGTGGAGTGGAGGTGAGTATATCAACCATGCAACAGGCTGTGTCTAAGCTCAAGCTCAGCGTCAAAAAAAAACACTGA
- a CDS encoding Crp/Fnr family transcriptional regulator, producing MEDRFSPRDGSANISIRSAPFFEGLPEAAVEKATAHVVMRSHPANQVILLENDWGSSVYFILNGWVKIRTYNLDGKEVTLNILGKGELFGEMAPLDEVPRSTDVITLAPTVIGNMPAQDFVNLLHTEPQSGIRLAQLMARRLRQVNRRLRLRESDSTSRVADILLFLADGQGKKSQHGTEIPNLPHRELSSLSGLARETVTRVLSKLEKKGLIVRDRDILTIPDPHALERLMI from the coding sequence ATGGAAGATCGGTTTAGCCCTCGTGATGGCAGCGCCAACATATCGATTCGTTCAGCGCCTTTTTTTGAGGGGTTGCCGGAAGCGGCTGTGGAAAAAGCGACTGCCCATGTGGTCATGCGCAGTCACCCGGCAAACCAGGTGATTTTGCTGGAGAATGACTGGGGCAGTTCTGTGTATTTCATTCTGAATGGCTGGGTAAAAATTCGCACCTATAACCTGGATGGAAAGGAAGTGACTCTGAACATTCTGGGCAAAGGTGAGCTGTTTGGGGAAATGGCTCCGCTGGATGAGGTGCCCCGCTCAACTGATGTCATCACGCTGGCTCCGACAGTGATTGGTAATATGCCAGCCCAGGACTTTGTCAATCTGTTACACACGGAGCCTCAGTCCGGTATCCGGTTAGCTCAGTTGATGGCCCGCCGGTTACGTCAGGTGAACCGGCGGCTGCGTTTGCGCGAATCTGACAGTACCTCGCGGGTGGCAGATATTTTGCTGTTTCTAGCAGATGGACAGGGTAAAAAGAGTCAGCACGGCACTGAGATTCCCAATCTACCCCACCGTGAACTGAGCAGCCTGAGTGGGCTGGCGCGGGAAACCGTGACACGGGTATTGAGCAAGCTGGAAAAGAAGGGGTTGATCGTTCGCGATCGCGATATCCTCACGATTCCTGACCCCCATGCCCTGGAACGGTTAATGATTTGA
- a CDS encoding ribonuclease III family protein, translating into MFARQLLSVNQGKMTVLRSNLGDTPQLAKFIAVLELGQWMRLGKGEDSSGGRSKPSLLSNVFEAIVGAYYLDSGIEAVRDLVEPFFEEIVNDLPTTEDSIPKIKNDVKGWLQQVFLSPEFPGNPNRQPPDYKTIRSGSTDNDPEFTSVVCVAGGEYGRGRGRNKKDAEKRAAEDALRKLNLL; encoded by the coding sequence GTGTTTGCTAGACAGCTTTTGTCAGTCAACCAGGGTAAAATGACTGTTTTACGGTCAAATTTAGGTGATACTCCTCAACTAGCGAAATTTATTGCTGTTTTAGAACTTGGGCAATGGATGCGGCTTGGAAAAGGTGAGGATAGTAGTGGAGGACGTAGCAAGCCTTCATTACTCAGCAATGTGTTTGAAGCAATTGTTGGGGCGTATTATCTAGATTCAGGGATTGAAGCGGTACGAGATTTAGTTGAGCCCTTTTTTGAAGAAATCGTTAACGACTTGCCGACTACCGAAGATTCCATTCCTAAAATTAAGAATGATGTAAAAGGCTGGTTACAGCAAGTTTTCCTGAGTCCAGAATTTCCTGGTAATCCAAATCGCCAGCCTCCTGATTACAAAACGATTCGCTCTGGTAGCACAGATAACGACCCAGAGTTTACTTCTGTAGTTTGTGTTGCTGGCGGTGAATACGGCAGGGGCAGAGGTCGTAATAAAAAGGACGCTGAAAAACGTGCTGCTGAAGATGCTTTACGAAAGCTGAACTTGCTATAG
- a CDS encoding type II toxin-antitoxin system death-on-curing family toxin → MIRYLTLIEVLELHRKILEQSGGALGIRDMGLLESAIAQPRMSFGEEDLYPSLLEKAAALGFSIIMNHPFVDGNKRTGHAATETFLVLNGLEINASVDEQERIVLAIASGELGRETFVEWLKRNTTAS, encoded by the coding sequence ATGATCCGCTATTTGACCCTAATTGAGGTATTAGAGCTACATCGCAAAATTCTTGAACAATCCGGTGGAGCATTGGGTATTCGAGATATGGGTTTGTTGGAATCAGCGATCGCCCAACCTCGAATGTCGTTTGGCGAAGAGGATCTATACCCAAGTTTGCTGGAGAAAGCAGCAGCTTTGGGGTTTTCGATTATCATGAATCATCCATTTGTAGATGGAAATAAGCGTACAGGTCATGCTGCGACAGAGACTTTTCTAGTTCTGAATGGGTTAGAAATTAACGCCTCTGTAGATGAACAAGAGCGTATAGTATTAGCGATCGCGTCGGGTGAGTTAGGGCGCGAGACATTTGTAGAATGGTTGAAACGTAACACAACCGCCAGCTAA
- a CDS encoding acetate and sugar kinases/Hsc70/actin family protein produces MGLEPPLHSARSAPSRRRWYLGIDFGTVGIAATLLDRDTCQLYGISWQGIGPDGTSVPLLRLPAIAYVSTDQLKQAPEPPMAIGDLALKARTAMADHPAAGLLLSNLRHCLTITIPYYSPQKRTWEPVLQWSDTQWIPLVWVQQAVTALLGSLNGKLPDTPATATAEGLSPQDFQTALTELTGVILGCPTGWSDTYRFNLRESVLAAGLVTTPGQIFFVEDAIAALLYNLPATSELASGQIPPVPLQGNTFVLNAGATFTELLLVDLPPDPQTLSREDLALRSIAYGGNGIDQDIICQLLYPSAWGWRNLGTPSLDLPLPGEPDLPTRYRFQQRLRSSDLGQNLVRIARQLKLTLQQEDTASFSLNDRQWSVSQQDFYSRVMAPYIQTINREINALLAQTSMTVQSIRQVLCTGGMAANPAIAHWLKQKFPNAALLQDSSHSKAASRRIATGLAKLPIYPQLLDASRHQYDDYFLLRELLRTLPDDPLPLGRILQLLEMQGIHPQQCQPAILRLLDGQLPVGLVPVKADLVLLAPDSKRNEEYQALMSAPAFFQEGNQVYRLNPELGDDLWHFLSTILDETHQTLDQPLSNELGVEIAI; encoded by the coding sequence TTGGGGCTGGAGCCGCCGCTCCATTCAGCCCGGTCTGCCCCCAGTCGTAGACGCTGGTATTTAGGCATTGACTTTGGTACCGTGGGAATTGCCGCCACACTTCTGGATCGGGACACCTGTCAGCTTTATGGGATTTCATGGCAGGGGATAGGCCCGGATGGAACATCGGTGCCGCTGCTGCGGTTGCCTGCGATCGCCTATGTTTCAACTGACCAACTGAAGCAGGCACCTGAACCTCCCATGGCGATCGGAGATCTTGCCCTCAAAGCCAGAACCGCCATGGCAGATCACCCGGCTGCCGGGCTGCTCCTCAGTAATCTGCGCCATTGTTTGACCATTACTATTCCCTACTACTCTCCCCAAAAACGAACCTGGGAACCAGTCTTACAGTGGTCTGATACTCAGTGGATTCCCCTGGTCTGGGTGCAACAGGCCGTCACCGCACTCCTGGGCAGCTTGAACGGGAAATTGCCCGATACCCCAGCGACTGCAACAGCTGAGGGATTATCCCCTCAGGATTTTCAAACAGCCCTGACTGAACTGACGGGTGTGATTCTGGGTTGCCCGACAGGCTGGTCCGATACCTATCGGTTCAATCTGCGGGAGTCAGTGTTAGCGGCTGGTTTGGTGACAACCCCTGGACAAATCTTTTTTGTGGAAGATGCGATCGCTGCCCTCCTCTACAATCTGCCAGCTACCAGCGAACTAGCCTCTGGACAGATACCGCCCGTTCCCCTTCAGGGAAATACTTTTGTCTTGAACGCGGGGGCCACTTTTACAGAACTGTTGCTGGTCGATCTGCCCCCCGATCCCCAAACCCTGAGCCGGGAAGACCTTGCCCTCCGCAGCATTGCCTATGGGGGCAACGGGATTGATCAGGACATCATCTGCCAGCTTCTCTATCCCTCTGCCTGGGGGTGGCGCAACCTGGGAACCCCCAGCCTGGACTTGCCTCTACCCGGTGAACCCGATTTACCAACTCGTTATCGGTTCCAGCAACGATTGCGCAGCAGTGACCTGGGACAAAATCTGGTCAGAATTGCCAGACAGCTTAAATTAACCTTGCAGCAGGAAGACACCGCTAGTTTTTCCCTCAATGATCGACAGTGGAGCGTGAGCCAGCAAGATTTCTATAGTCGGGTTATGGCTCCCTACATTCAAACCATTAATCGAGAAATCAATGCTCTTTTAGCCCAGACCAGCATGACGGTGCAGTCCATTCGGCAGGTTCTCTGTACGGGTGGGATGGCAGCTAACCCGGCGATCGCCCACTGGCTAAAGCAAAAATTCCCAAATGCTGCTCTGCTGCAAGATTCCAGCCACTCAAAAGCTGCCAGCCGCCGTATTGCCACGGGACTGGCAAAACTGCCCATCTATCCTCAACTACTGGATGCTAGTCGCCACCAGTATGATGACTACTTCCTGTTGCGCGAATTACTGCGGACATTGCCCGACGATCCCTTACCCCTGGGGCGTATTCTGCAACTGCTGGAAATGCAGGGAATCCATCCTCAACAATGTCAGCCAGCAATTCTCAGATTACTGGACGGACAACTGCCAGTCGGTCTGGTGCCCGTAAAAGCAGACCTGGTCCTGTTGGCTCCAGATTCAAAGCGGAATGAAGAATATCAGGCGCTGATGTCTGCTCCTGCCTTTTTCCAGGAAGGCAATCAGGTTTACCGGCTAAACCCAGAGTTGGGCGATGATCTCTGGCACTTTTTATCCACCATCCTGGATGAAACCCATCAGACCTTAGACCAGCCGCTGTCGAATGAGCTGGGGGTTGAGATCGCGATTTGA
- a CDS encoding CHAT domain-containing protein — translation MSQGASVGFAVAAKSAVDSDGFSFLENAMSPLVSIVITTYNREPYLAQAIESVLAQTYPEFELLIWDDGSADRSLDIAHGYARQDDRIRVIAAPHQGRVRSLKQACALVSGVYLGFLDSDDWLAPTALAETLAVLESQPEIGWVYTDYLDVGENGQPIGYGHRCQIPYSKNRLLIDFMTFQFRLMRRHVFEQAGGIHESMHYVEDYDLCLRLSEITAVQRIQKPLYFYRNHAQSDSQQNRIRQILNAQWAIAHALQRRGMADRYTIDVELPEGRFFLRRKTSVVTVPVFPRLVPLLASFPLIGAIGIGTAHAQSIVPATDGTNTVVTPSGDRLDIGGGQLSGNGANLFHSFERFGLNQGQIANFLSNPQIQNILGRVVGGEASVINGLIQVTGGTSNLYLMNPAGIIFGPTASLNVPGSFLATTANGIGFGCGLPGGGCSGWFNGVGASDYNSLTGVPDGFGFATPQPGAIVNAGNLTVGQGQSLTLLGGTVINTGQLTAPAGQITLTAVPGQNLVRLSQPGTLLSLEFSPFPSLSFPSPPSLAQLLTGGNLVNATGLMVNPNGTIQLQGSQVQIPVSAGTAIAAGTINTAGQTGGGVNVLGSQVAVVGATINASGVAGGGTILIGGDYRGGGTVPTATQTFIDRASVITADSLFSGNGGRVIVWADNTTRFFGTISARGGTQFGDGGFVEVSGKEFLTFQGNVNVLAPNGNAGTLLLDPSFLRIVDDPAGGDLDSSLPTIAFSTPDTATNTVSWGAIAASGANIFLEAIGDITIDPITGATVGVTFPGFVNLDLGSGGSLTINSQTGAVTFANPTDTIQTNGGAVIISGASLALGNIDTRSSSFFESPSDGGNVTLTARSGTLSVGNITTSGRSFFSPGSSGSVTLTTETNGGNIVFESIDTSAFGFGYGYGANGGNVTISARGMVRGIGFTAGESSDTILTSGDDGGASGIVRIQHDGGPDNIPFNVGDPVITATSGNSLVGFINTGVETIQTQAFPFPTSPFASPGSSIQLIFDNTGPTLTANSSLVGAQQDTPFNFTTATLNPLRTDINDDNPVSISIVSIAPGATLRINGVIATPGDVLPPDASLEFTPSPGFQGTLNDAIVLSATDGIETVNQAIAIQVTPTPTPTPTPTPDPGPNPSLCVLTNCTKLNIVPGDQTPNWVQVPNATLDFTPTPEEGFTREYEGYLGLPPARLRSLDELKGIALQIERETGSKPAFIYVSFTPAEIPPQITVQTKSLDTSEVIQKPPTDQLEVVMVTARGNPVRKRIPKATRDRVMAVAQEFRNEVSDPRKTRSTSYLKPAQQLYQWIIAPLQADLEERGIDNLVFMMEAGLRSLPVAALHSGQGFLIEQYSMGTMPSLSLTDTRYQDIKGSQILGLGISESTQGQPPLPAVPLEMTEVNQFWTGRLVFNTNATLGNLVAFRQQQPYGIIHLATHADFQPGAVSNSYIQLWEDKLRLDQVRNLGWNNPQVELLVLSACATALGDREAELGFGGLAVQTGVKTAVASLWYVSDAATAALMTGFYRDLRTARIKAEALQKAQLAMANGQVFVEDNRLQGVGMGNGIPLPEEVSVRDRELSHPYYWSAFTIIGSPW, via the coding sequence GTGAGCCAGGGCGCATCTGTTGGCTTTGCTGTGGCTGCAAAGTCTGCTGTGGATAGCGATGGGTTCAGTTTCTTGGAGAATGCCATGTCACCGCTGGTTTCGATTGTCATTACAACTTACAACCGGGAGCCTTATCTCGCCCAGGCAATTGAAAGTGTTCTGGCCCAAACCTATCCTGAGTTTGAACTGTTGATCTGGGATGATGGCTCAGCCGATCGCTCCCTTGACATCGCTCACGGGTACGCCCGACAGGATGACCGGATTCGGGTGATTGCTGCTCCCCATCAGGGCAGAGTACGTTCCCTGAAACAGGCTTGTGCCCTGGTATCAGGAGTCTATCTTGGTTTTTTAGATAGTGATGATTGGCTGGCACCCACTGCGCTGGCAGAGACTCTGGCAGTACTGGAATCCCAACCCGAGATTGGCTGGGTCTATACCGATTACCTGGATGTTGGGGAGAATGGGCAACCAATCGGGTATGGCCATCGTTGCCAGATCCCCTACTCTAAAAACCGCCTGCTGATTGATTTCATGACATTTCAATTTCGGCTGATGCGGCGCCACGTATTTGAGCAGGCTGGCGGCATTCACGAATCCATGCACTATGTGGAGGACTACGACCTGTGCCTGCGACTGTCGGAAATCACGGCCGTCCAGCGGATTCAGAAACCACTCTATTTCTACCGTAATCATGCCCAGTCAGATTCTCAGCAGAACCGGATCCGTCAAATCCTGAATGCCCAATGGGCGATCGCCCATGCCCTCCAACGCCGGGGGATGGCTGACCGCTACACGATCGATGTAGAACTGCCAGAGGGCAGGTTCTTCCTACGACGTAAGACTTCAGTGGTAACCGTCCCCGTTTTTCCCAGACTGGTGCCACTGCTGGCAAGTTTCCCGCTGATCGGCGCGATCGGCATAGGCACTGCCCACGCCCAATCAATTGTGCCAGCGACCGATGGCACCAATACTGTGGTCACGCCCAGTGGCGATCGCCTCGATATTGGCGGAGGTCAGCTATCGGGTAATGGTGCCAACCTGTTTCACAGTTTTGAGCGATTTGGTCTGAACCAGGGGCAGATTGCCAACTTTCTCTCCAATCCCCAGATCCAGAACATTCTGGGGCGGGTTGTCGGCGGCGAAGCATCTGTCATCAACGGACTGATCCAGGTGACTGGCGGAACCAGCAATCTTTACCTGATGAACCCCGCTGGCATCATTTTTGGCCCCACAGCCAGCCTGAATGTGCCGGGGTCATTTCTAGCCACAACGGCAAATGGAATTGGGTTTGGATGTGGACTCCCCGGTGGAGGGTGTAGTGGTTGGTTCAATGGGGTTGGAGCCAGTGACTATAACTCCTTAACGGGGGTTCCCGATGGGTTTGGGTTTGCTACCCCACAGCCAGGAGCGATTGTCAATGCCGGGAATTTAACCGTAGGGCAGGGGCAATCGCTTACCCTGCTGGGGGGCACCGTTATTAACACCGGACAGTTAACCGCACCCGCAGGCCAGATCACCCTGACAGCCGTTCCCGGACAAAACCTGGTTCGTCTGAGTCAACCGGGAACATTATTAAGCCTGGAATTCTCTCCCTTCCCTTCCCTTTCCTTCCCCTCTCCCCCCTCTCTCGCCCAACTCCTGACTGGCGGTAATCTGGTCAATGCCACAGGACTGATGGTCAACCCGAATGGCACCATTCAGTTACAGGGTTCTCAGGTACAAATTCCAGTCAGCGCCGGAACTGCGATCGCCGCTGGAACAATAAACACCGCTGGACAAACGGGCGGCGGGGTGAATGTCCTGGGTTCTCAGGTGGCCGTGGTGGGTGCCACTATTAACGCCTCTGGTGTTGCCGGTGGGGGCACGATTCTCATTGGTGGCGATTACCGGGGCGGAGGCACCGTTCCCACTGCCACCCAGACATTTATTGACCGGGCTTCCGTCATCACTGCCGACAGCCTGTTCAGTGGCAATGGCGGGCGCGTCATCGTCTGGGCAGACAACACCACCCGCTTCTTCGGAACCATCAGTGCCCGGGGCGGCACCCAGTTTGGTGACGGGGGCTTTGTGGAAGTGTCCGGTAAGGAATTTCTGACCTTCCAGGGAAATGTTAACGTCCTGGCACCCAATGGTAATGCCGGAACTTTGTTGCTCGACCCCTCTTTCTTAAGGATTGTAGACGATCCAGCAGGGGGCGATCTGGATAGTTCACTGCCCACGATCGCCTTTTCCACACCAGATACAGCCACCAATACCGTTTCCTGGGGGGCGATCGCCGCCTCCGGTGCCAATATCTTTCTGGAGGCGATCGGCGACATTACCATTGACCCCATCACGGGGGCCACAGTCGGCGTCACTTTTCCTGGTTTTGTCAATCTGGACCTGGGTTCTGGTGGCAGTTTGACGATCAACTCCCAAACGGGGGCAGTGACTTTCGCCAATCCCACGGACACCATTCAAACCAATGGGGGAGCCGTCATTATTTCCGGTGCCAGTCTGGCTCTTGGCAATATCGATACCCGCAGCTCATCTTTCTTTGAAAGTCCCAGCGATGGCGGCAATGTCACCCTGACTGCCCGGAGTGGCACCCTTTCAGTTGGCAACATCACCACCTCCGGTCGGTCATTTTTTAGCCCTGGTAGTAGTGGCAGTGTCACCCTGACCACAGAGACTAATGGGGGCAATATTGTCTTTGAAAGCATTGATACCAGCGCTTTTGGATTTGGCTATGGATACGGCGCTAACGGCGGAAATGTCACGATCAGTGCCAGGGGAATGGTCAGAGGCATCGGGTTCACGGCTGGAGAATCCTCTGACACGATTTTGACCAGTGGGGACGATGGGGGTGCCAGCGGCATCGTCAGGATTCAGCACGACGGTGGACCCGATAATATCCCGTTTAATGTGGGTGACCCCGTGATTACGGCAACCAGCGGTAATAGTCTGGTGGGTTTCATTAACACAGGGGTTGAAACCATTCAAACTCAGGCTTTTCCATTCCCAACCAGCCCATTTGCGTCTCCCGGCAGCAGTATTCAACTCATTTTTGACAACACCGGACCCACACTGACGGCAAATTCTTCCCTGGTAGGCGCTCAACAGGATACCCCCTTCAATTTCACCACCGCCACCCTCAACCCCCTGCGCACCGATATTAACGACGACAACCCGGTGTCCATTTCGATTGTGTCAATTGCGCCTGGGGCGACTTTAAGAATTAACGGAGTCATAGCAACCCCTGGCGATGTGCTCCCCCCCGATGCCAGTCTGGAGTTTACGCCCTCCCCTGGGTTCCAGGGCACCCTCAACGATGCCATTGTCCTCAGTGCCACCGACGGAATTGAAACCGTTAATCAGGCGATCGCCATCCAGGTCACTCCGACGCCCACTCCGACGCCCACTCCGACCCCTGACCCTGGTCCCAATCCCAGTCTCTGCGTCCTGACCAACTGCACCAAGTTAAATATTGTCCCCGGCGATCAGACGCCCAACTGGGTTCAGGTTCCCAATGCTACTCTGGATTTCACCCCAACCCCAGAGGAAGGCTTTACCCGTGAATATGAAGGATACCTGGGACTGCCGCCTGCCCGCCTCCGCTCCCTGGATGAATTGAAAGGCATTGCCCTGCAAATTGAACGGGAAACTGGCAGCAAACCTGCTTTTATCTATGTCAGCTTCACCCCAGCAGAAATTCCACCCCAAATCACCGTTCAAACCAAGTCATTAGATACGTCAGAGGTGATCCAGAAACCGCCCACCGATCAGTTGGAAGTGGTGATGGTGACAGCCAGGGGAAATCCAGTTCGCAAACGTATCCCGAAGGCAACCCGAGATCGGGTAATGGCAGTCGCTCAGGAATTTCGTAACGAGGTTTCTGACCCCAGAAAAACCCGCAGCACCAGCTATCTGAAACCTGCGCAACAACTTTACCAGTGGATAATTGCGCCCCTTCAGGCGGATCTGGAAGAGCGGGGCATCGATAACCTGGTGTTTATGATGGAAGCAGGGCTGCGATCGCTCCCTGTGGCGGCTCTCCACAGTGGGCAGGGGTTTCTGATTGAGCAATACAGCATGGGTACCATGCCCAGCCTCAGCCTCACAGACACTCGTTACCAGGACATCAAAGGCTCCCAGATTCTTGGTTTAGGCATTTCTGAAAGCACCCAGGGGCAACCGCCCCTCCCCGCCGTGCCGCTGGAAATGACAGAAGTTAATCAGTTCTGGACCGGTCGGTTGGTTTTTAATACCAACGCCACCCTGGGGAATCTGGTTGCTTTCAGACAACAGCAACCCTATGGCATCATTCACCTGGCAACCCACGCCGACTTCCAACCCGGTGCCGTCAGTAATTCCTATATTCAACTCTGGGAAGATAAACTCCGACTGGATCAGGTGCGCAACCTGGGCTGGAACAATCCCCAGGTGGAATTACTGGTTCTGAGTGCCTGTGCCACCGCTCTGGGCGATCGCGAGGCAGAACTGGGCTTTGGTGGACTGGCAGTGCAAACTGGTGTCAAAACTGCCGTCGCCAGTCTCTGGTATGTCAGTGACGCCGCGACTGCTGCCCTGATGACCGGATTTTATCGGGATCTACGCACCGCTCGTATTAAAGCCGAAGCCCTCCAGAAAGCCCAACTGGCAATGGCAAACGGACAGGTCTTTGTGGAAGATAATCGCCTCCAGGGGGTGGGCATGGGTAATGGCATTCCTCTGCCGGAGGAAGTTTCCGTGCGCGATCGCGAACTTTCCCACCCTTACTACTGGTCAGCCTTTACCATCATCGGTAGCCCCTGGTAA
- a CDS encoding DNA-binding protein, producing the protein MASITIDLSDSQFQKLQNLARVHGIATEVLLKASLEDWLNLQKGDFVNAADYVLAKNAELYRRLA; encoded by the coding sequence GTGGCTTCTATCACAATTGATCTTTCAGACAGCCAATTCCAAAAGCTACAGAATTTAGCAAGAGTTCATGGCATTGCGACTGAAGTGCTTTTGAAGGCAAGCCTAGAGGATTGGTTAAATCTACAGAAAGGTGATTTTGTTAATGCAGCCGATTATGTGCTGGCAAAAAACGCTGAACTATATCGGCGTTTGGCATGA
- the yidD gene encoding membrane protein insertion efficiency factor YidD: MKVLLIGLIQSYRVLISPLLPPNCRFQPTCSQYAIEAIARFGALKGSWLATRRICRCHPFNPGGYDPVPPLPRSPANPKSV; the protein is encoded by the coding sequence ATGAAAGTCCTGTTGATTGGGCTGATTCAAAGCTACCGGGTATTGATCTCTCCCCTGTTACCACCGAACTGTCGATTTCAGCCAACCTGCTCTCAGTACGCCATTGAAGCGATCGCCCGATTTGGTGCCCTTAAAGGAAGCTGGCTGGCAACCCGTCGAATTTGCCGCTGTCATCCCTTCAACCCTGGCGGCTATGACCCGGTGCCTCCCCTGCCGCGATCGCCTGCCAATCCCAAATCAGTTTGA
- a CDS encoding CsbD family protein codes for MSTQLKRIQKMSGEDRVKATAKNIEGKAQEAWGNITGDRKDQAQGKEKQAEAKVRHAAEDVKDEIKKALD; via the coding sequence ATGTCAACGCAACTCAAGAGGATTCAAAAAATGAGTGGAGAAGATAGAGTAAAAGCTACCGCTAAAAACATTGAAGGAAAAGCTCAAGAAGCCTGGGGCAACATAACTGGAGATCGGAAGGATCAGGCTCAGGGTAAAGAAAAGCAGGCTGAAGCAAAAGTGCGCCATGCTGCTGAAGATGTCAAAGATGAGATCAAGAAAGCACTTGACTAA
- a CDS encoding IS630 family transposase yields MRFAYRLWSFTIDPRNLVFIDETGIHLAMTRLSGRAPIGERLYDTEAPGDGGKNISLIGGMSIDGLIASMSIVGSVNTDVFLFYIQEILIPQLWVGAIVLMDNLPVHHASVVQAAIESVGAKVVFLPPYSPDLSPIELCWSKLKQLLRSAKARTQEALDQALTRIINECISADDALGWFNHCGLFI; encoded by the coding sequence TTGCGGTTTGCTTATCGCCTGTGGAGTTTTACAATCGACCCGCGCAACTTGGTTTTCATTGATGAAACGGGCATCCATCTGGCAATGACTCGTTTGTCTGGTCGTGCCCCCATCGGTGAACGCTTGTATGACACTGAGGCTCCTGGCGATGGGGGCAAGAATATCTCGTTGATTGGTGGCATGAGTATTGATGGGTTGATTGCTAGCATGAGTATTGTTGGCAGTGTCAATACTGACGTGTTCTTGTTCTACATCCAGGAGATTCTGATTCCGCAATTGTGGGTAGGGGCGATCGTGCTGATGGATAATCTACCCGTGCATCATGCTTCAGTCGTGCAAGCGGCAATTGAATCGGTTGGAGCCAAGGTTGTGTTTCTGCCGCCTTATTCCCCAGACCTTTCACCGATTGAACTATGTTGGTCAAAACTCAAGCAGCTCCTGCGTTCAGCCAAGGCTCGAACGCAGGAAGCGCTCGACCAAGCTTTAACCAGGATTATCAACGAGTGTATTTCTGCTGACGATGCCCTTGGCTGGTTCAATCACTGTGGCTTATTCATCTGA
- the cpdA gene encoding 3',5'-cyclic-AMP phosphodiesterase: MRVVQITDIHLFADTSQRLLGLLTLDSFQAALRQIMALEPRPDLFLLTGDLSQDGKPESYEMLRNLLTPLGIPTYWLPGNHDALASMEQILSNEVISPQKSFAVGGWHFLLLNSQVPGCVHGYLGVETLTWLDEQLQLIGDRPTLVGFHHPPFKVGSDWLDGSTLKNPSALFSVLDRHPQVKLVLFGHIHQEFSSQRRGVFYLGAPSTCIQFEPESEEFALGDEYPGFRLLYLYPDGNWLTTVERVNYSHQPDLAATGY; this comes from the coding sequence TTGCGTGTTGTTCAAATTACTGATATTCACTTATTCGCTGACACCAGTCAGCGGCTATTAGGGTTGCTCACCCTTGATTCATTTCAAGCGGCTTTAAGGCAAATCATGGCCCTGGAACCCAGACCGGATCTTTTCCTGCTAACGGGTGACTTATCCCAGGATGGCAAACCCGAATCTTACGAAATGTTGAGAAATCTGCTGACCCCTCTGGGAATCCCCACTTACTGGTTGCCAGGTAACCATGATGCTTTGGCGAGCATGGAGCAGATTTTAAGCAATGAAGTGATTTCTCCTCAGAAGTCGTTTGCAGTTGGAGGCTGGCATTTTCTGCTGCTGAATTCACAGGTTCCAGGCTGCGTACACGGGTATTTGGGGGTTGAAACGCTCACCTGGCTGGATGAACAATTACAGTTGATAGGCGATCGTCCGACACTGGTAGGGTTTCACCATCCGCCGTTTAAGGTGGGGTCAGATTGGTTGGATGGCAGCACCTTGAAGAATCCGAGTGCTCTGTTTTCTGTACTGGATCGCCATCCCCAGGTGAAACTGGTACTGTTTGGGCACATTCACCAGGAATTTAGCTCTCAGCGCCGGGGTGTATTTTATTTGGGTGCCCCGTCAACTTGCATTCAGTTTGAGCCGGAAAGCGAAGAGTTTGCCCTGGGAGATGAATATCCTGGTTTCAGATTGCTTTACCTTTACCCAGATGGAAACTGGTTGACAACCGTAGAGCGGGTGAACTATTCTCATCAGCCAGATCTGGCAGCAACAGGGTATTAG